The following nucleotide sequence is from Tachyglossus aculeatus isolate mTacAcu1 chromosome 11, mTacAcu1.pri, whole genome shotgun sequence.
AAGCCCAGGGCCAGCTGCGCCAGGCCGCTGGCCCCCTTGAGGGCCTGGGCCGGGCCCTCGGGGAAGACGAGGCGGCAGGCCCCGCCGCCGTCCCGGGCGAACAGCAGGGCCggcagggccaggagcagggccaGCAGCCAGACGGCCAGGGTGGCCGCCCGGGCCGGCccggggccccgccgccgccgcccccccgccGCCGGGGCCAGGCGCCGGACGGCCAGGTACCGGTCGGCGCTGACGCAGGCGAGGAAGAGGAAGCCCGCGTGGAAGGAGGCGGAGTAGAGGCCGAGGACGGCCCGGCACAGCGAGGCGGCCGGGGCCCAGCCGCCCAGGGCCCCCGCCGCCCCGAACGGCAGGCTCAGGGCCAGCAGCAGGTCCGCCAGGGCCAGCTGCAGCAGGTGGGCCGAGGTCGGGGAgcggggccccccgccccccccgcgccGCCGCCGGGCCGCCAGGTGCGTGGCCACGACCAGCCCGTTGCCCGCCAGCCCCAGGGCGGCCACGGGCAGCAGCACGGCCGGCTGGAAGACCCGGCCGAAGGCCCGCACGGACCCCCGGTCGCACGGCTCGGGCAGCCCCGACGGGTACAGCGAGGCGTAGTACTCCCAGGGCGGGGTCCAGGAGGCGGCCTGCAGCGGGACAAGGGGACCGGGGGGCGCGCCGTCAGGggctccctctcgtccccctctccatcccccccttcttacctccttcccttccccacagcacctgtatatgtgtatatatgtttgtacacatatatcttacttgtacatatctattctatttattttattttgttagtatgtttggttttgttctccggctcccccttctagactgtgagccccctgttgggtagggactgtctctagatgttgccaatttgtacttcccaagcgcttagtacagtgctctgcacatagtaagcgctcaacaaagacgattgatgatgatgaacgccgCCTCCCCTTCTCGCTCCTCCCGACCCTGGAGCACGCCGCTCTGCgcggagtaagcgctcaggaaatgccgtcgattttagactgtgagcccactgttgggtagggactgtctctatatgttgccagtttgtacttcccaagcgcttagtccagtgttctgcacatagtaagcgctcaataaagatgattgatgatgatgaacgccgCCTCCCCTTCTCGCTCCTCCCGACCCTGGAGCATGCCGCTCTGCgcggagtaagcgctcaggaaataccgtCGATTTtagactggtgagcccactgttgggtagggaccgtctctatatgttgcccacttggacttcccaagcgcttagtacggtgctctgcacacagtaagcgctcaataaatacgattgattgattgattgatcgatcgattgattctcccCTCCGGCCGCCCCCCTTTCCAGATACGGGAATCTCCGATCGGGGAGCAGAGCTTGAAAAGAgaacacgcacatacacacagagaTCTGTACACACAGTCATCCCTATGAACAGcgcagaacacacacacacacaccatacggacacagtgctctgcacacagtaagcgctcaataaatacgattgaatgaatgaatgacacccacaCTCACATACTTCACCCAAAAAAGCACGAAGAAAATCGAAAAAAGCTAGCCCATAGACGCATTCACAGTACAAACACACAGAAACACATAGATACGTATGTAGGCATCCATACACATAGATGTACACATAAACCCGGACACATTGATGCACCCGCCGAGACACACACAAACTACTACGCAAAAAACCCACAGATAGCCCCGTCCCACAGCCCCACACATAGCACACTAGACACACCCAATTGCATAAAGACagggacatatatacacaagtagaAACAGTTAGCCAAGCACTTATACTCGTACATCCGAACTCACCCAGTATATACACTCTTACTCAGACACACAGACATATTACCCAAACAAAATGCAGGAAATCACCCAGAGCCAGGCCATAGCCCCGCgtacaccaacacacacacacacacacacacacacacacacaccatacggacacagtgctctgcacacagtaagcgctcaataaatacgattgaatgaatgaatgacacccacaCCCAAACATacttcaccaaaaaaaaaaaacgaagaaAATCGCAAAAAGCTAGCCCATAGACGCATTCACAGTACAAACACACAGAAACACATAGATACGTATGTAGGCATCCATACACATAGATGTGCACATAAACCCGGACACATTGATGCACCCGCCGAGACATACACAAGCATACTACACAAAACCCACAGATAGCCCCGTCCCACAGCCCCACACATAGCACACTAGACACACCCAAGTGCATAAAGACAgggacatatacacacaagtagaAACAGTTAGCCAAGCACTTATACTCGTACCTCCGAACTCACCCAGTACATACACTCTTACTCAGACACACAGACATATTACCCAAACAAAATGCAGGAAATCACCCAGAGCCAGGCCATAGCCCCGcatacaccaacacacacacgcacacacacacacacacacacacacacactcactttaCATGCAGATCCAGGTACACAAAACCACACAAATATAAAGGCACACACCCAACATTCACACTCATACACCCATAGATATAAGGAGCTGTCTCTCAttcccttggttccctctactccccaccttcccctcgcCAGGCCGCTCTCGCTTCCCCAACTTTTATTCGTTGCTGGAAGACCTGGCTGAGCTCCCGGGATTTTccgaggggaaaaaggggagtgCTGGGCGGTAAACTCCTGAGTCCGGTCTTGGCCCACAGACTAGGgttctcggggggggggggggggggtgtagacAAGAGAGATAAAGAGTCAGAGAAATACGGGTTCCGGTTCAAACCAGTCCGAATGGATCCGGCTCGATTGGGAGGGGACCACGGGCTGAGGGAAACTGGCATCTCgactccccagccccccagttccccacccacccctcggCCCCGCGTCCAACCTGTTCCTGCGACTCCGACCCCATCTCCCCGAGGCGCCGCTTTTTGAGGCGCCGCCGCTCGGAGAGCGATTTAACCGGCggggcaggaaggaaggggcggcggcccggggtgggggtggggtcctgGGGGGCCTCTAGGTGGAGGGGACCTGATGGGCTGGGGGGGATCTAGTGGGGGGCTGGGGACTCAGGGGACCCTGAAGTATCAAGggagacgccccccaccccctgaggggatagggaggggaggtgCTCGGTGATGTTTGGATGTCCGCCCGGGGCCACCAGTGGGCTCTGAGCCCCCAGCGGATCACTTCttctctatccctcctccttcccctctccctcctctctccctccttcccctctcccttctcccttctctctccctccttcctccctctctcccacctctctcccttctccctccttcctccctccctccctccctccctctctcccttctccttcctccctccctccctgcctccctctctctcttctccttcctccctctctccctccttcccctctcccttctcccttctctctccctccttcctccctctctccctcctctctcccttctccctccttcctccctccctccctctctcccttctcctccctccctccctccctccctctctctcttctccttcctccctctctccctccttcccctctcccttctcccttctctctccctccttcctccctctctccctcctctctcccttctccctccttcctccctccctccctctctcccttctccttcctccctccctccctccctctctctcttctccttcctccctccctcctctctccctcctctctcccttctccctcctttctccctctctccctccctccctcccatcctctcccctctccccccgcccccctgctcctcctcctcctctcctcctcctcctcctcctcctcctcctcctcctcgtgtcCGTGGCGCGCGCGCGAGGGCCGGGAATTGGTTCTTGCGGCGGGGGGCtggcgcggggcggggcgggccggggcggagcgggccgggggtgcggggaggagagaggcggggagagggagaggggaccggGAGGGAccgagggggagagcagggggccggggccggagccggAGCATCATGGGCGGCGCGTTCCTGTGCATCCTGTCCGCGGTCGTCAGCGGAACCCTGGGATGGCGTGagtccgggcccgggcccggggtgggcaggggccgggggctcCGGGGGCCGGGCTCTGCACTGCGGCAGCGGGGAGGGGGCTTCGCCCGGGGGCCGGTGCCTCTCCCCGCCTCCGCctgcctcccgcccccgcccctcgcccctccGCATTGCAGCACCGGGGCCAGCGCCCTCCTCGGCCCGGGGGTCCCTCCGCGGCCgcccggagaagggggtgggggtggggggcggctaaGGCCGGGGCTCGTGTCCCGGGGGGCCCCGCCaggctcccccccacacacacgccCCCTCCCCTTTGGTCCCGCCGCAGCCGCCCCCGGGCGAGGTCACCCTGGACAGGCCGGCCCGGGcctatggggggtggggggcgaggatgGGACCCAGGCTGCTCGTTTCCTTGACCCTCCttgtcgccccccgcccggcccaggCTCCTGCAATAACGAGCTggtgggagcactgtactatcgctCCCTGGGCGCCTCCTCCTACTACGGCTTCTTCACGGCACCCCGCTTCGCCCGCCTCCATGGTGAGGGCCGCGGGGCCGCGTGGGGATGGAgtctgagtttgtgtgtgtgtgtgtgtgtgtgtgtgtgtgtgtgtgtgtgtgtgtgtgtgtgtgtgtgtgtgtgtatctgtgtgccgggggcggggtgggtggggggagccgAGGGCACACGACGACTGGTGGACCTTTCCCGGTCGGAGTTTTCCCAGTTGGGTGACCCGGGTGGGAGTAGAAGCTCTTAGGGGGTTCCCCCTGACCAGGCGGGCCCGGTGGCCCCGGCCTTGGCCCTGCCCCTAGGCACGAGCGGCTGGTCCCCGCACCCCACGGACCGGCACCCCTGGCTGCAGATCGATCTGATGAAGAAGCACAAGGTTCGCGCCGTGGCCACTCAGGGAGCCTTCAACTCCTGGGACTGGGTCACACGCTACATGCTGCTCTACGGAGACCGCATTGACAACTGGACACCGTTCTACCAGCGTGGGCACAATGCGGTACGGaaacggggccgggggccgggggcgggagggaggaggaggtccggTGGTCAGTGCCGGGCTCAGGGCCAGAGGTACTtccagggaccagggccagggtcaGTGCAGGGGGGTAGTGCCAGGGGCCACTGTCGAGGTCAACGCTGAAGGTGGTTTCAAGGGTCAGGGCTGGAGTCAGTGCCAGGGTCAGAGCTGGAGAACAGTTCCGGGGGTCGGTGCCAGGGTCAGGGCTGGGGGACAGCTCCAGGTGGTCAGTCTCGGGGTCAGTGCTGGAGGTAGAtcggtatttagtaagtgctaagtgttaagcattgttctaagtgcttggctcaatacaagttaatcaagtaggacagagtcctacacagggctcggggtctctaagtaggagggagaacagggatcgaatccccattttatagctgagaaaactgaggcaccccagggtcacaaagcgaGCAGGTGCTCGAACCTCCAGGCCCAGActttttccgctaggccgtgccgcttcctAGCAGGTAGCTGGTTCCAGGGGTCAGCGCCGAGGTCGGTGTTGGAGGAACTTCCAGGGGTCGTTGCCGGTTGAGGTCAGTGCAGGGAGGTAGTTTCAGGGGTCAGGATGGGGGCGGGTCcagaggccagtggcagggccagTCCGGGGACAGGGTGGTAGGCTTGAAGTTGTTTGGGAGTTTCACGCCGTGCCCCTCGCCCGCAGACGTTCTTCGGGAACGTGAACGAGTCGGCCGTGGTCCGCCACGACCTGCACTATCCGGTCACTGCGAGGTATTTCCGGATCGTTCCCGTGGCCTGGAATCCGAAGGGGAAGATCGGACTCCGGCTTGGCCTCTACGGCTGCACCTACAGTGAGGGTCGAGCCGGGAACCGGGAGGCGGGGGCCGGGGTGGAGACCGGGGGAACggcggagggtgggggaaggaccAGAGTCCGAGGGCAccggaggggagagcagggggcagagccaggggccgAAGGAACCGGGGGTGGCACcgcggggcagagcagagggcacCGCCGAGAGGGGGACAAGGCCTCTGAGGCCTCTGGATCCAGTGTGTAAGGGGGGCTCCCCTGaacgcccctcccgccccccagagCCCGACATCCTGTACTTTGACGGAGACGACGCCATCTCGTACCGGTTCCCGCGCCAGACCAGCCGGACCCTGTGGGACGTGATCGCCTTCAGCTTCAAGACGGCCGAGCGGGAGGCGCTGCTGCTGCACAGCGACGGGGCGCAGGGCGACTACGTGACCATGGAGTTGCACAACGCCCAGCTGCATTTGCACATGAGCCTCGGGGAGGGTGAGAAACCCCGGggaagccgggggtggggggggaccggagcccgggggtgggggtggggggaaatctaTGGGGCCTGGGGGCCTGGGCCGAGCTGAccgctccctccccgcccccctccaggcAACAGCCCACACCACGCTAAGCCCGGCCACACGTCGGTCACGGTGGGCAGCCTGCTAGACGACCAACACTGGCACCACGTGCGCCTGGACCGCTTCGGACGCGACATCAACCTGACCCTGGATGGGGAGCCGTGGTACTTCTGGCTCAATGGAGACTTCGAAAAACTGGACCTGGACACTGAGGTGACCGCCCGCCTCGGCCCAGGGTCCGGGCCTGGATgtagtcctctcctcctcctccttccccctctcctcaacttcttcctcttcctcctgctcctcttcaacctcctcctcttcctccttctcctcctcctcttcctccccctcctccccgaacCCGGGTAGAGCCCCTCTCCCCTGGAGCCCCGGGACGGGAACAGAGAgctcccccacacacacacattgggAACCCCAGACTGAGATAGAGCctagtctccatcatcatcattatcatcaatcgtgtttattgagcgcttactgtgtgcagagcactgtactaagcgcttgggaagtacaagttggcaacatatagagacagtccctacccaacagtgggctcacagtctaaaagacacagtctaaaagacacagtccaccccagggggagagggggacgagggacccGAGGGGCGGAGTCTGAACCTGAGCCCCCCGTCCCCACCAGATGTTTGTCGGAGGGCTGCTGAGCTCGGCCCGAAGGACCGTGGCCTACCGACAGAATTTCCGAGGCTGCTTGGAGAACCTGATCTTCAACCGAGCCAACATCGCCGACCTGGCCGTGCGCCGGCACCCGCTGATCCGCTATGAGGCCAgtggcggggagggcgggggggtggggagaggatggaggcggTTGCCATGGCGAAGGCATCGATTCCAATCCCGCCATGGTCCGGGCACCGCGACATCTGCCTCAGGTGGTCCGGTGGGTGGGGTCCTCCTCTCGGGCCATCGGAG
It contains:
- the CCR10 gene encoding C-C chemokine receptor type 10, with translation MAWLWAASWTPPWEYYASLYPSGLPEPCDRGSVRAFGRVFQPAVLLPVAALGLAGNGLVVATHLAARRRRGGGGGPRSPTSAHLLQLALADLLLALSLPFGAAGALGGWAPAASLCRAVLGLYSASFHAGFLFLACVSADRYLAVRRLAPAAGGRRRRGPGPARAATLAVWLLALLLALPALLFARDGGGACRLVFPEGPAQALKGASGLAQLALGFGLPLGVMVACYALLGRTLLAAQGPGRLRVLRVVVALVAAFVALQLPYSLALLLDTADVLAARERGCPASDRQAVALLVTSGLALARCGLNPLLYAFLGGRFRRDLRRLLRDCGARRRPRLSSSSPPTETPPGLSR